GATACTATGGATGTTGGCTACACGTTCTGTTATTAGCGCTGTGTGTGGTCATGTTCCATGGCTCCGATTGCTGTGCTACCTGAAGTCCCAGCTTACTTTACAATAAAATCACCCCCCTTGTACAGAGTATTAGTTCTGCATGTGGCAGGTATGCCTGGTGCTAACAAGCTTGACCGATGGTGGCTCCTGTATACGTGCGTGTGCTGGGATTGTAATGTAAAAAGtgcatgtttgtgtatatataccaCACAGGCGGTCGTCAGGTGTCTAACGATCTACTGTATGTGAAAgatctataaaaacaaaacaaacaccctTATTTTAAGTGGTCAGTTCAAAAGCGGTTTATAAAACTGTCTTTGCATGTAGGTTGTTTGACACAAATgtcattgatatttttttttggacACTTTCAAGAGTGATTCAACATGTTAGCAATACATATTTCACCAGTGTCTGTGTGGGGCTTCTAATCTGTTGTTTGAGACCCATTTAGTGTGTCCGTTTTTCTGTACTCACATATATTGGTAATCATGTTTTAATACTCATATACAAACTACACTTCATTGTGTTCTGCAAAAATCTTTTGGACAACTGTAGTTGAGTATGTTAGTCAGAATTTAATGATGGCATCTCGAGCTGATTCACAGATGTATTTTGAGCCTGACAGAAAAAGGGTAAAGAGTGCCAGGTCTCAATGATGCTCACATAATGGCATCTCTAAGATTTTGTATAATCTGGTGGCTTGACAGCAACACTCTCCATAATTGTTGACAATTTATTTACCAGCAGTGATGTCCGAGGTAAATGAGCTTTTGGAAGAAAATCTATTTGTTTGCAATCTgtggaactttaaaaaaaaacaaaaaaaaaactttggacCCCCTATGTGTTCTACTTTTCAATTGCTCATATCAAAATGCAAGATTTATTAGAAGATAGAGTCCATGTGAAATTAGCTTTAGTGTGATTTTTCTGTGACTAAATTAATTTTTTCAAGCACCGATGCCTTCTCTGGAGTCTACCTGCAGTGTTACAAGACCTCCATGCTTATTCTGCGTTTTATGTGCAGGCACATAGTGTGCTTATGCTTTTCGCACTGATGTATTTTATACGCAAAGGGCCTATGAAACATTGGCCCAAGACCatattaaattgtatattttagCAATCTTTTAATGGCTGTTGTATTTAATTTCTAATGTTAATTTCCTATATCTTCTATAACTGATAGACTAACCACTACTGTTTAGCGCTAAATAGTCTGCATGCTTAGTGATGTATAACAAAGgaattatcttatttttttttttttttgcagaatggcTATCCGGTACCCTATGGCCGTGGGCCTTAATAAAGGCCACCGAGTGACAAAGAATGTTGCAAAGCCCAGACACTCTCGCAGGAGAGGGGTAAGTATAATGAGAGCATTAAGTTAGCAATCAAGTGAAATAATTTCTAATTTAGTAGCTTTGAACTTGattcacttgtggctgctgttttaccatggctTGTTTACACTCCTGGTATGGGTGAAATAACACAAATAATTTGATAGTCTTAGTGTTATCATTAGCCTGTAGTCAAGCTTCTGGGCACATTAACAGCATACTTTAGAACGTTGTCTGTTTTTTCTGATCTAAGGAGCGAACTGTAATTTAAATGTACTTCTTTGCAGCGCCTGACCAAGCACACCAAGTTTGTCCGTGACATGATCCGTGAAGTTTGTGGCTTTGCTCCATATGAAAGACGTGCCATGGAGTTGCTGAAAGTGTCCAAGGACAAACGAGCTCTCAAATTCATTAAGAAGAGGGTAAGGAAGTAATTAGAATTATGTCTAACCTTTTCAGTGTAATTGATTGTAAATATCTGCCGCATAGTGTTTTTCATATCCTTGAGTTTAGATGGAGTACTTGGATACTGATCTTTGGAAATATTTGAGTTGATAGCGCCAAataacgtttttgttttttttaaaggtgtCATTTATGAAAGCTAGTTCGAAGGAAATGTTTTGCATAAAGCAgctaatcagatgtttgcttcTGTTTTCTAAAATGTGCTAGAACAATTACTAAAATTCTGGTTGCAGTGgacaacattttctttttgtaccagttttcataaatttcCGTCAGTGTTTGGGGACATTTCCATGCATCTTTGCTGATGCCGTGCAAAGGTTGGTAATACTCTTACACATGGGATAAACCTATGTTGTAGTAGAAATGTTGGCGCTACATTAAACATCAAGTCTGCTTTAGGACAGTTGACACCCACTTGCAGTTGTAAGTTTGCTTGGAGATCAACCATTACCTGGTAATATGGAAGGCTCTAGATTTGAAGTAAGTGTACTACCTGTCCAACTAGGTGTCTTTCACATCCTAACTCCCTTTCATAGAGGATTTGAAGCCCCAGACCTGTCCTTTTATTCAGCGCTATAACTTGACTTAGCCTGCACTTATTTCAAGCCAGAGGATATCACTGTTCCTTTGTTAATCATGGGGACTCTATAGGAATAGAGGAGAAGTTGATAACCTAGGAAACTAAACCTTAGTAAATAATAAGGTGACTTAACAG
The Mixophyes fleayi isolate aMixFle1 chromosome 1, aMixFle1.hap1, whole genome shotgun sequence DNA segment above includes these coding regions:
- the RPL36 gene encoding large ribosomal subunit protein eL36; protein product: MAIRYPMAVGLNKGHRVTKNVAKPRHSRRRGRLTKHTKFVRDMIREVCGFAPYERRAMELLKVSKDKRALKFIKKRIGTHIRAKRKREELSNVLAAMRKAAAKKD